The Castor canadensis chromosome 8, mCasCan1.hap1v2, whole genome shotgun sequence genome contains a region encoding:
- the Bltp3a gene encoding bridge-like lipid transfer protein family member 3A isoform X1: MAGIIKKQILKHLSRFTKNLSPDKINLSTLKGEGQLTNLELDEEVLQNVLELPTWLAITRVYCNRASIRIQWTKLKTHPICLCLDKVEVEMKTCEEPRPPNGQSPIALASGQSEYGFAEKVVEGMFIIINSITIKIHAKAFHASFQLWQLQGYSVNPNWQQSDLHLTRITDPRRGEVLTFKEITWQTLRIEADATDNGDDPVTTPLRLITNQGRIQIALKRRTKDCNVIASKLMFLLDDLLWVLTDSQLKAMMKYAESLSEAMEKSAQQRKSLAPEPVQITPPAPSAQQTWAQAFSGSQGNSSNSSSRLSQYFEKFDVKESSYHLLISRLDLHICDDSQSGEPGISANRLMGGAMQLTFRKMAFDYYPFHWAGDSCKHWVRHCEAMETRGQWAQKLVMEFQSEMDKWHEETGLKPPWHLGVDASFRRKADSLSSPRKNSVERSPSQGRQTAFRPPVWNRLRSSCMVVRVDDLDIHQVSTAGQPSKKPSTLLSCSRKLHNLPAQVSAIHVEFTEYYFPDNQELPVPCPNLYIQLNGLTFTVDSVSLLWGNLFCLDLYRSLEQFKAIYKLEDSRQKDEHLDMRLDAFRLKVSFPLQKKEQAELHRPQALVFSASEMIATNTRHAPHCSCPDLQSLFRGFAAAEFFHSNYDHFPKAPDGFSLLHMLFFHHAFQMDSHPPQPSILPPQRPKASQDLWSIHFTQISLDFEGTENFKGHTLNFVAPFPLSIWACLPLRWQQTQARKLLLASEGKLKPSASFGSPVQSETFAPDSGSHQRSKTEHDLKSLSGLTEVMEIVGKGSGGVDSKGPLTEPEDVAEVHLLVHSPVHVRVRLDHYQYLALLRLKEVLQRLQEQLTKDTETVTGSPLQNQTACIGVLFPSAEVALLMHPGPGTADADSAGSDTTSLIDSEFSPSEDRELKSDASSDQGPASPEKVMEDSSIENLNACQERLHNNGELQDSGPLAQQPARKGHEAVESLQAKRLSRAQASSSTTVLKSPAGKDTAVNGQGEPIPLRNIEGELSSAIHMTKDATKEALHATMDLTKEAVSLTKDAFTLGRDRMTSTMHKMLSLPPAKEPLAKTDEGVATPASGGAARLRFFSMKRTVSQQSFDGVSVDSSGPEDRISVDSDGSDGFVMLLESESGPESVPPGSLPSVLDDSAVEGNPVVDNCGQGSPEANSSVSPSGNLVLHPVSVLVLKVNEVSFGIEVHGEDLTIALQAEELTLQQLGTVGLWQFLHGQCPGTSFQESSNLKTGRVRPAVGLRFEVGPGAAIHSPLATQNGFLHFLLHGCDLELLTSVLNGLGPFLEDEEAPVVVPMQIELLNSSITLKDDIPPIYPTSPGPAPITLAMEHISLKRSDDGVFHISAAAQDRLPAEVPKSEKQLSKEQVFLVPSGEVFGQQVKELPTLQKELIETKQALANANQDKEKLLQEIRKYNPLFDL, from the exons GTTCACGAAGAATCTTTCCCCAGACAAAATCAACTTGAGCACCCTGAAAGGGGAGGGTCAGCTGACCAACCTGGAGCTAGATGAAGAGGTTCTACAGAATGTGCTGGAGCTGCCTACCTGGTTAGCCATCACTCGAGTCTACTGCAACAGGGCCTCCATCCGG ATTCAGTGGACAAAGTTGAAGACACACCCAATTTGCTTG TGTCTCGATAAGGTAGAGGTGGAGATGAAGACTTGTGAGGAGCCTCGGCCTCCCAACGGACAGTCTCCCATTGCTCTTGCTTCAGGACAGAG TGAGTATGGCTTTGCGGAGAAGGTGGTGGAGGGGATGTTTATCATCATCAATTCCATCACCATCAAGATTCACGCCAAGGCCTTCCATGCTTCTTTTCAACTGTGGCAGCTCCAAGGCTACAGTGTCAACCCCAACTGGCAGCAGAGTGATCTTCATCTGACGCGCATCACTGATCCCCGCCGAGGAGAG GTTTTAACATTTAAGGAAATAACTTGGCAGACACTTCGAATTGAGGCAGATGCTACAGACAATGGTGATGACCCAGTCACTACCCCGCTGAGGCTTATTACTAACCAAGGCAGGATCCAAATAGCCCTCAAGAGAAGA ACCAAAGACTGCAATGTGATAGCCTCCAAGCTGATGTTCCTGTTGGATGACCTGCTCTGGGTGCTGACCGACTCACAGCTCAAAGCTATGATGAAGTACGCTGAGTCACTGAGTGAGGCCATGGAGAAGTCAGCCCAGCAAAGAAAGAGCCTGGCTCCTGAACCTGTGCAG ATCACTCCACCTGCTCCCAGTGCCCAGCAGACTTGGGCTCAGGCATTCAGTGGCAGCCAAGGCAACAGTAGTAACAGCAGCAGCCGCCTCAGCCAGTACTTTGAGAAATTTGATGTGAAAGAGTCCTCCTACCATCTCCTTATCTCCCGCCTGGACCTGCACATTTGTGATGACAGCCAGTCTGGAGAGCCAG GTATCTCTGCAAACAGACTCATGGGTGGTGCCATGCAGCTTACCTTCCGCAAGATGGCATTTGACTACTATCCCTTCCACTGGGCAG GTGATAGCTGCAAACATTGGGTGCGGCACTGTGAGGCCATGGAGACCCGAGGCCAATGGGCCCAGAAGCTGGTGATGGAATTTCAGAGTGAAATGGACAAGTGGCATGAAGAGACAGGTCTGAAGCCACCCTGGCATCTGGGGGTGGATGCTTCCTTCCGGAGGAAAGCAG attctCTCTCTAGTCCTCGAAAGAACTCTGTGGAGAGAAGCCCCTCCCAGGGCCGACAGACTGCCTTTCGGCCTCCAGTATGGAATCGATTACGCTCTAGCTGCATGGTTGTACGAGTGGATGACCTGGACATCCACCAG GTTTCCACAGCTGGACAACCAAGCAAAAAGCCATCTACACTCCTTTCCTGCAGCCGGAAGCTCCATAACCTACCTGCTCAGGTTTCTGCCATTCATGTTGAGTTCACAGAGTATTACTTTCCAGATAATCAGGAGCTTCCAG tTCCCTGTCCCAATCTGTACATTCAGTTGAATGGCCTGACATTTACTGTGGATTCTGTCAGCTTGCTCTGGGGAAACCTCTTCTGCCTAGATTTATATCGCAGCTTGGAGCAGTTCAAAGCTATCTACAAGTTGGAAGATTCAAGGCAGAAAGATGAACACTTGGACATGCGACTGGATGCCTTCCGTTTGAAG GTGAGCTTCCCACTGCAGAAGAAAGAGCAGGCAGAGTTGCATCGTCCCCAGGCCCTGGTCTTCTCTGCATCAGAAATGATTGCCACCAATACACGTCACGCCCCACATTGTAGCTGTCCAGACCTCCAGAGTCTCTTCCGGGGTTTTGCTGCTGCTGAGTTCTTTCATTCTAATTATGATCACTTTCCCAAGGCTCCTGATGGCTTTAGCCTTTTGCACATGCTTTTTTTCCATCATGCTTTCCAGATGGATTCCCATCCCCCTCAGCCTAGTATCCTCCCTCCCCAGAGGCCAAAGGCTTCCCAGGATCTGTGGTCCATCCACTTCACTCAGATCTCCTTGGACTTTGAAGGAACAGAGAATTTCAAAGGTCATACCTTGAATTTTGTGGCCCCTTTCCCCTTGTCCATTTGGGCCTGTCTGCCTCTCCGCTGGCAGCAAACCCAGGCACGGaagctccttttggcctcagagGGGAAGCTAAAACCGTCAGCCAGCTTTGGCAGTCCTGTCCAGTCTGAGACCTTTGCCCCTGATTCTGGGTCTCATCAAAGGTCAAAGACTGAGCATGATTTGAAAAGCCTGTCAGGCCTTACGGAAGTCATGGAGATTGTGGGAAAAGGCAGTGGTGGTGTGGACAGCAAAGGGCCTCTGACAGAGCCAGAGGATGTAGCAGAAGTTCACCTGCTTGTACACTCCCCTGTCCATGTCCGTGTGAGGCTTGACCACTACCAGTACTTGGCCTTGCTCCGTCTGAAGGAGGTTCTGCAGAGGCTTCAGGAGCAGTTGACTAAAGATACTGAGACCGTGACTGGGTCTCCCCTGCAGAACCAGACAGCTTGCATTGGTGTCCTCTTTCCCAGTGCTGAGGTGGCTCTGCTCATGCATCCTGGCCCTGGGACTGCTGATGCTGACTCTGCAGGTTCGGATACCACCAGCCTAATAGATTCAGAGTTTTCTCCTTCAGAGGATCGGGAGCTGAAGTCTGATGCTTCTTCAGACCAGGGCCCAGCAAGCCCTGAGAAGGTGATGGAGGACAGCAGCATTGAAAATCTCAATGCGTGCCAGGAGAGGCTGCATAACAATGGAGAACTGCAGGACTCAGGTCCACTTGCCCAGCAGCCAGCAAGGAAGGGCCATGAGGCAGTTGAGTCCCTACAGGCCAAGCGACTAAGCAGAGCCCAAGCCTCCAGCTCAACAACTGTGTTGAAATCCCCAGCTGGCAAGGATACTGCTGTGAATGGACAGGGAGAGCCCATCCCCTTGAGGAATATTGAGGGAGAATTGTCGAGTGCTATTCACATGACCAAGGATGCCACCAAGGAAGCTCTACATGCCACCATGGACCTCACCAAGGAAGCTGTATCCCTGACTAAGGATGCCTTCACTCTGGGCAGAGATCGAATGACCTCCACCATGCACAAGATGTTGTCCCTGCCGCCTGCCAA ggaaCCCTTGGCTAAGACAGATGAGGGGGTGGCAACCCCAGCGAGTGGAGGTGCTGCCCGACTCAGATTTTTCTCCATGAAGAGGACAGTATCTCAGCAGTCATTTGATGGTGTTTCAGTGGATAGCAGTGGCCCTGAAGACCGGATTTCAGTGGACAGTGATGGCAGTGATGGCTTTGTGATGCTCTTGGAGTCTG AGTCTGGTCCAGAATCTGTTCCACCAGGATCTCTGCCAAGTGTTCTGGATGATTCTGCTGTTGAAGGGAACCCTGTTGTGGATAATTGTGGACAGGGGTCCCCAGAGGCCAACAGTTCAGTTTCACCCAGTGGCAACCTTGTTCTTCACCCG GTCTCAGTTTTGGTCCTGAAGGTGAATGAGGTGTCTTTTGGGATTGAGGTTCATGGTGAGGACCTGACTATAGCCTTGCAAGCAGAGGAACTAACCCTGCAGCAGCTGGGCACTGTGGGACTCTGGCAGTTTCTGCATGGACAATGCCCAG gaacaagCTTCCAGGAATCCTCAAATTTGAAGACTGGCCGTGTCAGGCCTGCCGTGGGCCTTCGCTTTGAGGTGGGGCCTGGTGCAGCTATTCATTCTCCCCTGGCCACACAAAATGGCTTCTTGCATTTCTTGCTTCATGGCTGTGACCTTGAGCTGCTCACATCAGTACTCAATGGCCTGGGGCCTTTCTTGGAGGATGAGGAAGCCCCAGTGGTAGTCCCTATGCAGATTGAGCTGCTGAACTCCAGTATCACCCTAAAG GATGACATTCCCCCCATCTATCCAACGTCTCCAGGCCCTGCCCCCATCACCCTGGCCATGGAGCACATTTCATTGAAGCGGAGCGATGATGGTGTATTCCACATCAGTG CTGCTGCTCAGGATAGACTGCCGGCTGAAGTACCTAAAAGTGAGAAGCAGCTCTCAAAAGAACAGGTGTTCCTGGTGCCCTCAGGAGAGGTTTTTGGACAGCAG GTGAAAGAGCTGCCTACCCTACAAAAAGAACTCATAGAAACTAAACAAGCACTAGCCAATGCCAACCAGGACAAAGAGAAACTTCTTCAGGAGATTAGGAAATATAACCCCCTCTTTGACCTCTGA
- the Bltp3a gene encoding bridge-like lipid transfer protein family member 3A isoform X3 — translation MAGIIKKQILKHLSRFTKNLSPDKINLSTLKGEGQLTNLELDEEVLQNVLELPTWLAITRVYCNRASIRIQWTKLKTHPICLCLDKVEVEMKTCEEPRPPNGQSPIALASGQSEYGFAEKVVEGMFIIINSITIKIHAKAFHASFQLWQLQGYSVNPNWQQSDLHLTRITDPRRGEVLTFKEITWQTLRIEADATDNGDDPVTTPLRLITNQGRIQIALKRRTKDCNVIASKLMFLLDDLLWVLTDSQLKAMMKYAESLSEAMEKSAQQRKSLAPEPVQITPPAPSAQQTWAQAFSGSQGNSSNSSSRLSQYFEKFDVKESSYHLLISRLDLHICDDSQSGEPGISANRLMGGAMQLTFRKMAFDYYPFHWAGDSCKHWVRHCEAMETRGQWAQKLVMEFQSEMDKWHEETGLKPPWHLGVDASFRRKADSLSSPRKNSVERSPSQGRQTAFRPPVWNRLRSSCMVVRVDDLDIHQVSTAGQPSKKPSTLLSCSRKLHNLPAQVSAIHVEFTEYYFPDNQELPVPCPNLYIQLNGLTFTVDSVSLLWGNLFCLDLYRSLEQFKAIYKLEDSRQKDEHLDMRLDAFRLKVSFPLQKKEQAELHRPQALVFSASEMIATNTRHAPHCSCPDLQSLFRGFAAAEFFHSNYDHFPKAPDGFSLLHMLFFHHAFQMDSHPPQPSILPPQRPKASQDLWSIHFTQISLDFEGTENFKGHTLNFVAPFPLSIWACLPLRWQQTQARKLLLASEGKLKPSASFGSPVQSETFAPDSGSHQRSKTEHDLKSLSGLTEVMEIVGKGSGGVDSKGPLTEPEDVAEVHLLVHSPVHVRVRLDHYQYLALLRLKEVLQRLQEQLTKDTETVTGSPLQNQTACIGVLFPSAEVALLMHPGPGTADADSAGSDTTSLIDSEFSPSEDRELKSDASSDQGPASPEKVMEDSSIENLNACQERLHNNGELQDSGPLAQQPARKGHEAVESLQAKRLSRAQASSSTTVLKSPAGKDTAVNGQGEPIPLRNIEGELSSAIHMTKDATKEALHATMDLTKEAVSLTKDAFTLGRDRMTSTMHKMLSLPPAKEPLAKTDEGVATPASGGAARLRFFSMKRTVSQQSFDGVSVDSSGPEDRISVDSDGSDGFVMLLESAETLFPLTNISPFPPLPSP, via the exons GTTCACGAAGAATCTTTCCCCAGACAAAATCAACTTGAGCACCCTGAAAGGGGAGGGTCAGCTGACCAACCTGGAGCTAGATGAAGAGGTTCTACAGAATGTGCTGGAGCTGCCTACCTGGTTAGCCATCACTCGAGTCTACTGCAACAGGGCCTCCATCCGG ATTCAGTGGACAAAGTTGAAGACACACCCAATTTGCTTG TGTCTCGATAAGGTAGAGGTGGAGATGAAGACTTGTGAGGAGCCTCGGCCTCCCAACGGACAGTCTCCCATTGCTCTTGCTTCAGGACAGAG TGAGTATGGCTTTGCGGAGAAGGTGGTGGAGGGGATGTTTATCATCATCAATTCCATCACCATCAAGATTCACGCCAAGGCCTTCCATGCTTCTTTTCAACTGTGGCAGCTCCAAGGCTACAGTGTCAACCCCAACTGGCAGCAGAGTGATCTTCATCTGACGCGCATCACTGATCCCCGCCGAGGAGAG GTTTTAACATTTAAGGAAATAACTTGGCAGACACTTCGAATTGAGGCAGATGCTACAGACAATGGTGATGACCCAGTCACTACCCCGCTGAGGCTTATTACTAACCAAGGCAGGATCCAAATAGCCCTCAAGAGAAGA ACCAAAGACTGCAATGTGATAGCCTCCAAGCTGATGTTCCTGTTGGATGACCTGCTCTGGGTGCTGACCGACTCACAGCTCAAAGCTATGATGAAGTACGCTGAGTCACTGAGTGAGGCCATGGAGAAGTCAGCCCAGCAAAGAAAGAGCCTGGCTCCTGAACCTGTGCAG ATCACTCCACCTGCTCCCAGTGCCCAGCAGACTTGGGCTCAGGCATTCAGTGGCAGCCAAGGCAACAGTAGTAACAGCAGCAGCCGCCTCAGCCAGTACTTTGAGAAATTTGATGTGAAAGAGTCCTCCTACCATCTCCTTATCTCCCGCCTGGACCTGCACATTTGTGATGACAGCCAGTCTGGAGAGCCAG GTATCTCTGCAAACAGACTCATGGGTGGTGCCATGCAGCTTACCTTCCGCAAGATGGCATTTGACTACTATCCCTTCCACTGGGCAG GTGATAGCTGCAAACATTGGGTGCGGCACTGTGAGGCCATGGAGACCCGAGGCCAATGGGCCCAGAAGCTGGTGATGGAATTTCAGAGTGAAATGGACAAGTGGCATGAAGAGACAGGTCTGAAGCCACCCTGGCATCTGGGGGTGGATGCTTCCTTCCGGAGGAAAGCAG attctCTCTCTAGTCCTCGAAAGAACTCTGTGGAGAGAAGCCCCTCCCAGGGCCGACAGACTGCCTTTCGGCCTCCAGTATGGAATCGATTACGCTCTAGCTGCATGGTTGTACGAGTGGATGACCTGGACATCCACCAG GTTTCCACAGCTGGACAACCAAGCAAAAAGCCATCTACACTCCTTTCCTGCAGCCGGAAGCTCCATAACCTACCTGCTCAGGTTTCTGCCATTCATGTTGAGTTCACAGAGTATTACTTTCCAGATAATCAGGAGCTTCCAG tTCCCTGTCCCAATCTGTACATTCAGTTGAATGGCCTGACATTTACTGTGGATTCTGTCAGCTTGCTCTGGGGAAACCTCTTCTGCCTAGATTTATATCGCAGCTTGGAGCAGTTCAAAGCTATCTACAAGTTGGAAGATTCAAGGCAGAAAGATGAACACTTGGACATGCGACTGGATGCCTTCCGTTTGAAG GTGAGCTTCCCACTGCAGAAGAAAGAGCAGGCAGAGTTGCATCGTCCCCAGGCCCTGGTCTTCTCTGCATCAGAAATGATTGCCACCAATACACGTCACGCCCCACATTGTAGCTGTCCAGACCTCCAGAGTCTCTTCCGGGGTTTTGCTGCTGCTGAGTTCTTTCATTCTAATTATGATCACTTTCCCAAGGCTCCTGATGGCTTTAGCCTTTTGCACATGCTTTTTTTCCATCATGCTTTCCAGATGGATTCCCATCCCCCTCAGCCTAGTATCCTCCCTCCCCAGAGGCCAAAGGCTTCCCAGGATCTGTGGTCCATCCACTTCACTCAGATCTCCTTGGACTTTGAAGGAACAGAGAATTTCAAAGGTCATACCTTGAATTTTGTGGCCCCTTTCCCCTTGTCCATTTGGGCCTGTCTGCCTCTCCGCTGGCAGCAAACCCAGGCACGGaagctccttttggcctcagagGGGAAGCTAAAACCGTCAGCCAGCTTTGGCAGTCCTGTCCAGTCTGAGACCTTTGCCCCTGATTCTGGGTCTCATCAAAGGTCAAAGACTGAGCATGATTTGAAAAGCCTGTCAGGCCTTACGGAAGTCATGGAGATTGTGGGAAAAGGCAGTGGTGGTGTGGACAGCAAAGGGCCTCTGACAGAGCCAGAGGATGTAGCAGAAGTTCACCTGCTTGTACACTCCCCTGTCCATGTCCGTGTGAGGCTTGACCACTACCAGTACTTGGCCTTGCTCCGTCTGAAGGAGGTTCTGCAGAGGCTTCAGGAGCAGTTGACTAAAGATACTGAGACCGTGACTGGGTCTCCCCTGCAGAACCAGACAGCTTGCATTGGTGTCCTCTTTCCCAGTGCTGAGGTGGCTCTGCTCATGCATCCTGGCCCTGGGACTGCTGATGCTGACTCTGCAGGTTCGGATACCACCAGCCTAATAGATTCAGAGTTTTCTCCTTCAGAGGATCGGGAGCTGAAGTCTGATGCTTCTTCAGACCAGGGCCCAGCAAGCCCTGAGAAGGTGATGGAGGACAGCAGCATTGAAAATCTCAATGCGTGCCAGGAGAGGCTGCATAACAATGGAGAACTGCAGGACTCAGGTCCACTTGCCCAGCAGCCAGCAAGGAAGGGCCATGAGGCAGTTGAGTCCCTACAGGCCAAGCGACTAAGCAGAGCCCAAGCCTCCAGCTCAACAACTGTGTTGAAATCCCCAGCTGGCAAGGATACTGCTGTGAATGGACAGGGAGAGCCCATCCCCTTGAGGAATATTGAGGGAGAATTGTCGAGTGCTATTCACATGACCAAGGATGCCACCAAGGAAGCTCTACATGCCACCATGGACCTCACCAAGGAAGCTGTATCCCTGACTAAGGATGCCTTCACTCTGGGCAGAGATCGAATGACCTCCACCATGCACAAGATGTTGTCCCTGCCGCCTGCCAA ggaaCCCTTGGCTAAGACAGATGAGGGGGTGGCAACCCCAGCGAGTGGAGGTGCTGCCCGACTCAGATTTTTCTCCATGAAGAGGACAGTATCTCAGCAGTCATTTGATGGTGTTTCAGTGGATAGCAGTGGCCCTGAAGACCGGATTTCAGTGGACAGTGATGGCAGTGATGGCTTTGTGATGCTCTTGGAGTCTG cTGAAACATTGTtccctttgaccaacatctctccATTCCCTCCACTCcccagcccctg A
- the Bltp3a gene encoding bridge-like lipid transfer protein family member 3A isoform X2, whose product MAGIIKKQILKHLSRFTKNLSPDKINLSTLKGEGQLTNLELDEEVLQNVLELPTWLAITRVYCNRASIRIQWTKLKTHPICLCLDKVEVEMKTCEEPRPPNGQSPIALASGQSEYGFAEKVVEGMFIIINSITIKIHAKAFHASFQLWQLQGYSVNPNWQQSDLHLTRITDPRRGEVLTFKEITWQTLRIEADATDNGDDPVTTPLRLITNQGRIQIALKRRTKDCNVIASKLMFLLDDLLWVLTDSQLKAMMKYAESLSEAMEKSAQQRKSLAPEPVQITPPAPSAQQTWAQAFSGSQGNSSNSSSRLSQYFEKFDVKESSYHLLISRLDLHICDDSQSGEPGISANRLMGGAMQLTFRKMAFDYYPFHWAGDSCKHWVRHCEAMETRGQWAQKLVMEFQSEMDKWHEETGLKPPWHLGVDASFRRKADSLSSPRKNSVERSPSQGRQTAFRPPVWNRLRSSCMVVRVDDLDIHQVSTAGQPSKKPSTLLSCSRKLHNLPAQVSAIHVEFTEYYFPDNQELPVPCPNLYIQLNGLTFTVDSVSLLWGNLFCLDLYRSLEQFKAIYKLEDSRQKDEHLDMRLDAFRLKVSFPLQKKEQAELHRPQALVFSASEMIATNTRHAPHCSCPDLQSLFRGFAAAEFFHSNYDHFPKAPDGFSLLHMLFFHHAFQMDSHPPQPSILPPQRPKASQDLWSIHFTQISLDFEGTENFKGHTLNFVAPFPLSIWACLPLRWQQTQARKLLLASEGKLKPSASFGSPVQSETFAPDSGSHQRSKTEHDLKSLSGLTEVMEIVGKGSGGVDSKGPLTEPEDVAEVHLLVHSPVHVRVRLDHYQYLALLRLKEVLQRLQEQLTKDTETVTGSPLQNQTACIGVLFPSAEVALLMHPGPGTADADSAGSDTTSLIDSEFSPSEDRELKSDASSDQGPASPEKVMEDSSIENLNACQERLHNNGELQDSGPLAQQPARKGHEAVESLQAKRLSRAQASSSTTVLKSPAGKDTAVNGQGEPIPLRNIEGELSSAIHMTKDATKEALHATMDLTKEAVSLTKDAFTLGRDRMTSTMHKMLSLPPAKEPLAKTDEGVATPASGGAARLRFFSMKRTVSQQSFDGVSVDSSGPEDRISVDSDGSDGFVMLLESAETLFPLTNISPFPPLPSPW is encoded by the exons GTTCACGAAGAATCTTTCCCCAGACAAAATCAACTTGAGCACCCTGAAAGGGGAGGGTCAGCTGACCAACCTGGAGCTAGATGAAGAGGTTCTACAGAATGTGCTGGAGCTGCCTACCTGGTTAGCCATCACTCGAGTCTACTGCAACAGGGCCTCCATCCGG ATTCAGTGGACAAAGTTGAAGACACACCCAATTTGCTTG TGTCTCGATAAGGTAGAGGTGGAGATGAAGACTTGTGAGGAGCCTCGGCCTCCCAACGGACAGTCTCCCATTGCTCTTGCTTCAGGACAGAG TGAGTATGGCTTTGCGGAGAAGGTGGTGGAGGGGATGTTTATCATCATCAATTCCATCACCATCAAGATTCACGCCAAGGCCTTCCATGCTTCTTTTCAACTGTGGCAGCTCCAAGGCTACAGTGTCAACCCCAACTGGCAGCAGAGTGATCTTCATCTGACGCGCATCACTGATCCCCGCCGAGGAGAG GTTTTAACATTTAAGGAAATAACTTGGCAGACACTTCGAATTGAGGCAGATGCTACAGACAATGGTGATGACCCAGTCACTACCCCGCTGAGGCTTATTACTAACCAAGGCAGGATCCAAATAGCCCTCAAGAGAAGA ACCAAAGACTGCAATGTGATAGCCTCCAAGCTGATGTTCCTGTTGGATGACCTGCTCTGGGTGCTGACCGACTCACAGCTCAAAGCTATGATGAAGTACGCTGAGTCACTGAGTGAGGCCATGGAGAAGTCAGCCCAGCAAAGAAAGAGCCTGGCTCCTGAACCTGTGCAG ATCACTCCACCTGCTCCCAGTGCCCAGCAGACTTGGGCTCAGGCATTCAGTGGCAGCCAAGGCAACAGTAGTAACAGCAGCAGCCGCCTCAGCCAGTACTTTGAGAAATTTGATGTGAAAGAGTCCTCCTACCATCTCCTTATCTCCCGCCTGGACCTGCACATTTGTGATGACAGCCAGTCTGGAGAGCCAG GTATCTCTGCAAACAGACTCATGGGTGGTGCCATGCAGCTTACCTTCCGCAAGATGGCATTTGACTACTATCCCTTCCACTGGGCAG GTGATAGCTGCAAACATTGGGTGCGGCACTGTGAGGCCATGGAGACCCGAGGCCAATGGGCCCAGAAGCTGGTGATGGAATTTCAGAGTGAAATGGACAAGTGGCATGAAGAGACAGGTCTGAAGCCACCCTGGCATCTGGGGGTGGATGCTTCCTTCCGGAGGAAAGCAG attctCTCTCTAGTCCTCGAAAGAACTCTGTGGAGAGAAGCCCCTCCCAGGGCCGACAGACTGCCTTTCGGCCTCCAGTATGGAATCGATTACGCTCTAGCTGCATGGTTGTACGAGTGGATGACCTGGACATCCACCAG GTTTCCACAGCTGGACAACCAAGCAAAAAGCCATCTACACTCCTTTCCTGCAGCCGGAAGCTCCATAACCTACCTGCTCAGGTTTCTGCCATTCATGTTGAGTTCACAGAGTATTACTTTCCAGATAATCAGGAGCTTCCAG tTCCCTGTCCCAATCTGTACATTCAGTTGAATGGCCTGACATTTACTGTGGATTCTGTCAGCTTGCTCTGGGGAAACCTCTTCTGCCTAGATTTATATCGCAGCTTGGAGCAGTTCAAAGCTATCTACAAGTTGGAAGATTCAAGGCAGAAAGATGAACACTTGGACATGCGACTGGATGCCTTCCGTTTGAAG GTGAGCTTCCCACTGCAGAAGAAAGAGCAGGCAGAGTTGCATCGTCCCCAGGCCCTGGTCTTCTCTGCATCAGAAATGATTGCCACCAATACACGTCACGCCCCACATTGTAGCTGTCCAGACCTCCAGAGTCTCTTCCGGGGTTTTGCTGCTGCTGAGTTCTTTCATTCTAATTATGATCACTTTCCCAAGGCTCCTGATGGCTTTAGCCTTTTGCACATGCTTTTTTTCCATCATGCTTTCCAGATGGATTCCCATCCCCCTCAGCCTAGTATCCTCCCTCCCCAGAGGCCAAAGGCTTCCCAGGATCTGTGGTCCATCCACTTCACTCAGATCTCCTTGGACTTTGAAGGAACAGAGAATTTCAAAGGTCATACCTTGAATTTTGTGGCCCCTTTCCCCTTGTCCATTTGGGCCTGTCTGCCTCTCCGCTGGCAGCAAACCCAGGCACGGaagctccttttggcctcagagGGGAAGCTAAAACCGTCAGCCAGCTTTGGCAGTCCTGTCCAGTCTGAGACCTTTGCCCCTGATTCTGGGTCTCATCAAAGGTCAAAGACTGAGCATGATTTGAAAAGCCTGTCAGGCCTTACGGAAGTCATGGAGATTGTGGGAAAAGGCAGTGGTGGTGTGGACAGCAAAGGGCCTCTGACAGAGCCAGAGGATGTAGCAGAAGTTCACCTGCTTGTACACTCCCCTGTCCATGTCCGTGTGAGGCTTGACCACTACCAGTACTTGGCCTTGCTCCGTCTGAAGGAGGTTCTGCAGAGGCTTCAGGAGCAGTTGACTAAAGATACTGAGACCGTGACTGGGTCTCCCCTGCAGAACCAGACAGCTTGCATTGGTGTCCTCTTTCCCAGTGCTGAGGTGGCTCTGCTCATGCATCCTGGCCCTGGGACTGCTGATGCTGACTCTGCAGGTTCGGATACCACCAGCCTAATAGATTCAGAGTTTTCTCCTTCAGAGGATCGGGAGCTGAAGTCTGATGCTTCTTCAGACCAGGGCCCAGCAAGCCCTGAGAAGGTGATGGAGGACAGCAGCATTGAAAATCTCAATGCGTGCCAGGAGAGGCTGCATAACAATGGAGAACTGCAGGACTCAGGTCCACTTGCCCAGCAGCCAGCAAGGAAGGGCCATGAGGCAGTTGAGTCCCTACAGGCCAAGCGACTAAGCAGAGCCCAAGCCTCCAGCTCAACAACTGTGTTGAAATCCCCAGCTGGCAAGGATACTGCTGTGAATGGACAGGGAGAGCCCATCCCCTTGAGGAATATTGAGGGAGAATTGTCGAGTGCTATTCACATGACCAAGGATGCCACCAAGGAAGCTCTACATGCCACCATGGACCTCACCAAGGAAGCTGTATCCCTGACTAAGGATGCCTTCACTCTGGGCAGAGATCGAATGACCTCCACCATGCACAAGATGTTGTCCCTGCCGCCTGCCAA ggaaCCCTTGGCTAAGACAGATGAGGGGGTGGCAACCCCAGCGAGTGGAGGTGCTGCCCGACTCAGATTTTTCTCCATGAAGAGGACAGTATCTCAGCAGTCATTTGATGGTGTTTCAGTGGATAGCAGTGGCCCTGAAGACCGGATTTCAGTGGACAGTGATGGCAGTGATGGCTTTGTGATGCTCTTGGAGTCTG cTGAAACATTGTtccctttgaccaacatctctccATTCCCTCCACTCcccagcccctggtaa